A single window of Ornithorhynchus anatinus isolate Pmale09 chromosome 3, mOrnAna1.pri.v4, whole genome shotgun sequence DNA harbors:
- the LOC114810298 gene encoding LOW QUALITY PROTEIN: tetraspanin-4-like (The sequence of the model RefSeq protein was modified relative to this genomic sequence to represent the inferred CDS: deleted 3 bases in 3 codons), which translates to MRRSSTEETPTAGARRRQAQEVQHGPHCLHCIKYLMFLFNLLFWLGGCGILGVGIWLAVTQGNFATLSSSFPSLSAANLLIATGAFVMVIGFVGCVGAVKENKCCQLTFFIMLLLVLLLELTVVILFFAYTDKIDKYAQQDLRDGLHLYGTEGNIGLTNAWSIIQTDFRCCGVSNYTDWFAVYNSTRVPDSCCLEFSDSCGLHSPGTWWKAPCYETVKTWLQENLLAVGVFGLCTALVQVQPAPDPGPHPGLTFAMTMYCQVLKADTYCA; encoded by the exons ATGCGGCGGTCCAGCACGGAGGAGACCCCTACCGCCGGAGCCCGTCGCCGACA AGCTCAAGAGGTGCAGCATGGCCCGCACTGTCTGCATTGCATCAAGTATCTCATGTTTCTCTTCAACCTCCTCTTCTGG CTGGGCGGCTGCGGCATCCTGGGCGTGGGCATCTGGCTGGCGGTCACCCAGGGCAACTTCGCCACCCTGTCGTCC TCCTTCCCGTCGCTGTCGGCCGCCAACCTGCTCATCGCCACCGGCGCCTTCGTCATGGTCATCGGC TTCGTCGGCTGCGTCGGCGCCGTCAAGGAGAACAAGT gctgtcagctcact tttTTCATCATGCTGCTACTCGTCTTGCTGCTGGAGCTCACGGTGGTCATCCTCTTCTTCGCCTACACGGACAAG ATCGACAAATACGCTCAGCAGGACCTGAGGGATGGCCTGCACCTCTATGGGACCGAGGGGAACATTGGACTCACGAATGCCTGGAGCATCATCCAGACTGAC TTCCGGTGCTGCGGCGTGTCCAACTACACGGACTGGTTCGCCGTGTACAACAGCACGCGCGTGCCCGACTCCTGCTGCCTGGAATTCAGCGACAGCTGCGGGCTCCACTCGCCCGGAACCTGGTGGAAAGCG CCCTGCTACGAGACGGTGAAGACGTGGCTGCAGGAAAACCTCCTGGCCGTCGGGGTCTTCGGCCTGTGCACCGCCCTCGTGCAGGTACAGCCCGCCCCGGACCCTGGAcccc ATCCTGGGCTGACCTTCGCCATGACGATGTACTGCCAGGTGCTC AAAGCGGACACGTACTGTGCGTAG